The segment CTGATCAAGGGACATTTCCGCTGGGAAGCCTGCGATGATCCGCGCGAATTGCGCCGGCAGATCCTTGGCGCGGTATTGATGGGCATGGGGGCGGTCGTTGCCGTCGGATGCAGCGTCGGGCAAGGCCTGTCGGCATTTTCGGTGCTGTCCTTCAGCGCGCCTGTGACTCTGCTAAGTATAATGGCGGGTGCCGCGATCGGGTTGCGCCAGCTCATCCTGGGCTTTGCCCCGTCGGTCTGAGCTGCGGGAATTCCGCCGATCCTTGTTTCACTGGCGAAACCCTGCTTCCCGCGAGGTTTTTCATCCGTTAGTGTTTTGGAAAAACAACATCGGAACAGAGCAGATGACCCTATCCCGCAGATCGACCCTCCTTGGCCTTGGCGCATTCGGCCTGAGCGCTTGTGCGACAGGCGGCACCCTAGGTCCGCGTAGCGGCGCACCTTCTGGCGGTTTGCCCGCCGACCTGCGCCCGGTGCCCAATGCGGCCTATGAAACATGGGTCGCCAATTTCCGCGCCCGCGCTTTGGGGCAGGGCATTTCATCAGGCACCTTGTCGGCAGCGTTTCGCGGCACGGGCTATTTGCCCGGTGTGGTAAAACGTGACCGCAACCAAACAGAATTTTCCCGCACGCTAGAGGATTATCTGGCCATTGCCGCATCCGACGAACGGGTGTCCAAAGGGCGCGCGGCCTTTGCCCGCCACCGCACAACGCTTGCTGCTGTCGAGGCGCGTTATGGGGTCGCCGCAGAGATCGTCACGGCAATCTGGGGGCTCGAAAGTTTTTACGGGGAACGGCGCGGCGATGTGCCGGTCATTTCCTCCACCTCGACACTGGCCTTTGACGGGCGGCGCGGTGCCTTCTTCGAAAAACAGCTGATTGCAGCGCTGAAAATCCTGCAATCCGGCGATACTTCCCCTGCCACGCTAAAGGGGTCATGGGCCGGTGCCATGGGGCACACACAGTTCATTCCCACCTCTTACCAAGCCTTCGCGGTTGATTTCAACGGGGACGGGCGGCGCGACATCTGGTCGGAAAACCCCGAGGATTCGCTGGCTTCCACTGCCGCCTATCTGGCGCGTAACGGCTGGACCAAAGGGCGCAAGTGGGGCGGTGAAATCGGCAATGGCGCACCGCAGGGGCGCAGCTTGCAGCCACAGGCCGGCGGCCCAACCTTTGCTGTGACCAGCAACTTCAACGTGATCAAACGGTATAATAATTCAGATAGTTACGCGATTGGCGTGGGCCATTTGGCGGACCGTATCGCAGGCGGCGGCCCGATCCGCGCCAGCTTTCCGCCCGATAAATACGGGCTGACCAAAGACGACCGCGTGCGCCTGCAACAGCGTCTGACAGCACGTGGTTTTGATACGCAGGGATCGGACGGTGTGATTGGTCCTAACAGCCGCAAGGCGATCAGCGCCTATCAAAGCAGCATTGGACAGCAGCCCACGGGTGATCCGTCAATCGCATTGCTGCGTTCCTTGGGGTAGAGGAGCAGGCGTTCACCGTTTCGCGGGGCGCTATAGATCTGTCGCGCCTTATCACAGGCGGGGGGCTGCCTGCCGGGCTAGTCCCTGCCTAACACAGGCGTGAAAAATGCCCGCAAGTCTGCGCCTGAAAGGTCGCTTGATGGAACAGATAGGACGGTACAAAACCGTGCTGCTCGCCGTTGAAAATCGGGCTTTTTCGGTTCTGGTAAACCACTTTGGCAATGTGGGGTATCAACCACCTTGACCAACCCCCAAAACCCCTACATATCCCCATACATGACACCACTTTCACACATCCGCAATTTTTCCATCGTGGCGCACATTGACCACGGTAAATCCACTCTGGCTGATCGCTTGATCCAGTCCACGCACACCGTGGCCGATCGCGACATGAAAGAGCAGATGCTTGACAGCATGGATATCGAGCGCGAGCGCGGTATCACGATCAAAGCGCAGACCGTGCGGATCAACTACAAGGCGAACAACGGTGAGGAATATGTCCTCAACCTGATCGACACCCCCGGTCACGTTGATTTCGCCTATGAGGTCTCCCGCTCCATGCGTGCGGTCGAAGGGTCGTTGTTGGTTGTGGACAGTACCCAAGGTGTCGAGGCGCAGACGCTGGCAAATGTGTATCACGCGATTGATGCAGACCACGAGATTGTACCGGTGTTGAACAAGATCGACCTGCCGGCGGCTGATTGTGATCGTGTTGCCGAACAGATCGAAGATGTCATTGGCATTGATGCTTCGGGTGCGATCCGGGTGTCCGCCAAAACCGGCATCGGCATCGCGGAAACACTGGAAGCCATCGTTGAACATCTGCCCGCGCCCAAAGGCACCCGCGACGCGCCGCTAAAAGCGATGCTGGTGGATTCATGGTACGACAGCTATCTCGGCGTGATTGTTCTGGTGCGCATCATGGATGGCGTGCTGAAAAAGGGCGAACGCATTCGTATGCTGTCCAACAACTCCACCCATCACGTGGACCGCATCGGCGTGTTCCGCCCCGCGATGACAGAGATTGACGAACTCGGCCCCGGCGAGATCGGGTTTCTGACCGCTTCGATCAAACAGGTGCGTGACACCCGCGTC is part of the Sulfitobacter geojensis genome and harbors:
- a CDS encoding lytic murein transglycosylase — protein: MTLSRRSTLLGLGAFGLSACATGGTLGPRSGAPSGGLPADLRPVPNAAYETWVANFRARALGQGISSGTLSAAFRGTGYLPGVVKRDRNQTEFSRTLEDYLAIAASDERVSKGRAAFARHRTTLAAVEARYGVAAEIVTAIWGLESFYGERRGDVPVISSTSTLAFDGRRGAFFEKQLIAALKILQSGDTSPATLKGSWAGAMGHTQFIPTSYQAFAVDFNGDGRRDIWSENPEDSLASTAAYLARNGWTKGRKWGGEIGNGAPQGRSLQPQAGGPTFAVTSNFNVIKRYNNSDSYAIGVGHLADRIAGGGPIRASFPPDKYGLTKDDRVRLQQRLTARGFDTQGSDGVIGPNSRKAISAYQSSIGQQPTGDPSIALLRSLG